Proteins co-encoded in one Leptospira yasudae genomic window:
- a CDS encoding Smr/MutS family protein, producing MKKNSVKSGYSGAKTIYIRKLRFEDAQQKLEREIQEAFLAGETLIEIVHGIGEGILKKLTVDTIRSHDFLKEVDYSQFGISNPGSTLVEVLGPDKDTLKRYLK from the coding sequence ATGAAAAAAAATTCCGTCAAATCTGGATATTCAGGAGCGAAAACGATCTACATCCGCAAACTCAGGTTTGAGGACGCCCAACAAAAACTCGAACGGGAAATCCAAGAGGCTTTTTTGGCGGGAGAAACCTTGATCGAAATCGTTCACGGAATCGGAGAAGGAATTCTCAAGAAATTGACGGTCGATACGATCCGGTCCCATGATTTTTTAAAGGAAGTCGACTATTCGCAGTTTGGAATTTCCAATCCGGGTTCCACTTTGGTCGAAGTATTAGGTCCCGATAAGGACACTCTCAAAAGGTATCTCAAATGA